Proteins from a single region of Runella sp. SP2:
- a CDS encoding sugar transferase encodes MYPQFFKPLIDKTVAGILLLLTLPITLLVSGLLYFYNDGKPFFFQLRPGLHGQIFRIWKFKTMNDRKNKQGELLPDHERLTAVGKWVRKTSLDELPQLINVLKGDMSLVGPRPLLVEYLPLYNLRQQRRHEVKPGITGWAQINGRNAISWQQKFEYDVWYVENLSFFLDLKILWLTAMKVVKSEGINASQTMTMEKFTGNN; translated from the coding sequence ATGTACCCACAATTTTTCAAACCGCTGATTGACAAAACCGTCGCTGGTATTTTACTACTCCTTACTTTACCTATTACGCTGTTGGTAAGTGGATTGTTGTATTTTTATAACGACGGAAAACCTTTCTTTTTTCAACTGCGGCCTGGACTTCATGGGCAGATTTTTAGGATTTGGAAGTTTAAAACCATGAACGACCGTAAGAATAAACAGGGAGAACTATTACCCGACCACGAGCGCCTGACAGCGGTAGGGAAATGGGTACGCAAAACTTCGCTAGATGAATTGCCTCAGCTTATCAATGTATTGAAGGGCGATATGTCGCTGGTTGGGCCTCGTCCGTTATTAGTGGAATACTTACCGTTGTACAATCTCCGTCAACAGCGCCGACATGAGGTCAAACCTGGGATTACGGGCTGGGCACAAATCAATGGGCGCAACGCGATTTCATGGCAGCAAAAATTTGAGTACGATGTTTGGTACGTAGAAAATCTTTCCTTCTTTCTCGACTTGAAGATTTTATGGCTAACGGCCATGAAAGTGGTTAAATCGGAAGGAATAAATGCTTCGCAGACAATGACAATGGAAAAATTTACGGGAAATAACTAA
- a CDS encoding glycosyltransferase: protein MKVIHTFTVPISLCFLENQSSFWNINQYNLHVLSSEHRGLLKEFGQKNHLTTFAIPFTRNKDILNSLSNIRVLYAYFRKHRPTLVHGNTPKAAFLSMMAATFARVPVRVYEMHGLPLETARWPWKLFYWGIEKMTCALATHVIAVSPSLRQSAIQKRLISTQKISVMHHGSCNGIDAKQKFNPAFIDLEKVENLRKKWNLNPAQPIVGFVGRLTPDKGIQELYDAWQWVKQVIPAAKLLMVGDCDDRQPISHRLLSQLKHDTSIVHINHQSDIASVYALIDFLVLPSHREGLGNVVLEAAAMGKPAVVSNVTGLKDAVDDNRTGTFCAPRSAQDLAAKIIAYLQNPQLIHQHGQAAQLRVRKWFVPEDVWHAKLMLYRRLVAATESVTLPHVPTIFQTAD from the coding sequence AGGTAATACACACATTTACTGTACCCATTTCGCTTTGTTTCTTAGAAAATCAATCGTCGTTTTGGAATATAAACCAATATAATCTGCACGTCCTTTCGTCAGAACACCGTGGGCTTTTGAAGGAGTTTGGTCAAAAGAATCATCTCACCACTTTTGCGATTCCTTTTACCCGCAACAAAGACATTCTCAATTCGCTCTCAAATATAAGAGTGCTTTACGCTTACTTCCGTAAGCATCGCCCTACCCTAGTTCACGGCAACACCCCCAAGGCCGCCTTTCTAAGCATGATGGCTGCGACGTTCGCCCGTGTGCCTGTTCGCGTGTATGAAATGCACGGGCTTCCACTCGAAACGGCCCGCTGGCCTTGGAAACTATTCTACTGGGGAATAGAAAAAATGACATGTGCGTTGGCTACCCACGTCATCGCGGTCAGTCCTTCCCTACGGCAAAGTGCCATCCAAAAACGTTTGATTTCTACGCAGAAAATTTCGGTTATGCACCACGGCAGTTGCAACGGCATAGATGCCAAACAGAAATTTAACCCTGCTTTTATCGACTTAGAAAAAGTAGAAAATTTACGAAAAAAGTGGAATCTCAATCCTGCTCAGCCCATCGTCGGATTTGTGGGTAGGCTCACGCCCGACAAAGGTATTCAAGAATTGTATGATGCTTGGCAATGGGTAAAGCAGGTCATTCCTGCCGCTAAACTTTTGATGGTGGGTGACTGTGACGACCGACAGCCTATTTCCCATCGGTTGCTTTCACAATTGAAACACGATACTTCGATTGTACACATCAATCACCAATCAGACATTGCTTCCGTGTATGCACTGATTGATTTTTTGGTATTGCCCAGTCACCGCGAAGGACTCGGGAACGTTGTCCTAGAAGCCGCTGCCATGGGCAAACCCGCAGTGGTGAGTAACGTCACGGGCTTGAAGGATGCCGTTGACGATAACCGAACAGGCACATTTTGCGCGCCCCGCTCAGCCCAAGACCTTGCAGCGAAAATAATTGCCTACCTCCAAAACCCGCAGCTCATCCACCAACATGGGCAAGCAGCCCAGCTCCGCGTCCGCAAATGGTTTGTTCCAGAAGACGTATGGCACGCAAAACTTATGCTTTATCGGCGTTTGGTAGCCGCTACCGAATCCGTAACTTTGCCGCATGTACCCACAATTTTTCAAACCGCTGATTGA
- a CDS encoding acetyltransferase, whose amino-acid sequence MLLYGASGHAKVIISCLRAQNVEINAIFDDDLSKNELWGIPVVGKYRAQQSPSLPLIISIGYNAIRKKVASSIQHRFGKVAHPTAIIDESVVWDEGTVIFHNTVIQADAYIGKHVIVNTAASIDHDCIIGDFVHIAPRATLCGNVRVGEATLIGAGTVVAPNLTIGKNCMIAAGSVITKNIPDNAIVRGNPARVIKISA is encoded by the coding sequence ATGCTCTTATACGGTGCCAGTGGTCACGCCAAGGTAATCATCAGTTGTTTGCGGGCCCAAAATGTAGAAATCAACGCCATTTTTGATGATGATTTATCGAAAAACGAACTTTGGGGAATTCCTGTCGTTGGAAAGTATCGTGCCCAACAATCGCCGTCTCTTCCCCTCATTATTTCTATAGGCTACAATGCCATACGAAAAAAAGTAGCTTCAAGCATACAACATCGTTTTGGAAAAGTGGCTCATCCTACGGCTATCATTGACGAATCGGTGGTATGGGATGAAGGGACCGTTATTTTTCACAACACGGTAATTCAAGCCGACGCTTATATTGGTAAACACGTGATTGTCAACACCGCCGCCTCCATCGACCACGACTGTATTATTGGAGATTTTGTACACATTGCACCCAGAGCCACGCTGTGCGGCAACGTTCGGGTAGGAGAAGCGACGTTGATTGGCGCTGGGACAGTCGTCGCTCCTAACTTAACCATTGGCAAAAACTGTATGATTGCCGCAGGAAGTGTTATCACCAAAAACATTCCTGACAACGCCATTGTACGCGGCAATCCTGCTCGGGTTATCAAAATAAGTGCTTGA